Proteins found in one Mytilus edulis chromosome 2, xbMytEdul2.2, whole genome shotgun sequence genomic segment:
- the LOC139510393 gene encoding ephrin type-B receptor 1-B-like: protein MTASKESFNLYIYEAESDIADDVIRSWDATTYDVIDTITADHSYEVYQNEENKLNIAKRDIPLPKELRGVYLAFQDTGTCVSLMSLKVYYTVCPNITMDYAFFLETLVGSSPQALEKREEVCVANSQRERLPTLLCRFSGKWYYDSGNCQCLSGYEGNNGIECRGMYNT, encoded by the coding sequence ATGACAGCAAGTAAGGAGTCTTTTAATCTGTATATTTATGAAGCTGAATCAGACATTGCTGATGACGTCATACGATCATGGGATGCTACAACATACGACGTTATTGATACAATTACTGCAGATCATTCGTACGAGGTGTATCAGAACGAagaaaacaaactaaatattGCAAAACGAGACATACCATTACCTAAAGAATTAAGAGGTGTATATTTAGCATTTCAAGACACTGGTACTTGTGTTTCACTAATGTCTCTAAAAGTTTACTACACAGTATGTCCAAACATTACTATGGACTATGCGTTTTTCTTAGAAACTCTAGTTGGAAGTAGCCCCCAGGCATTAGAAAAACGAGAAGAAGTTTGTGTGGCTAACTCGCAAAGGGAGAGGCTGCCGACCTTGTTATGTAGATTTTCTGGAAAATGGTATTATGACTCTGGTAATTGTCAATGTCTCTCTGGATATGAAGGGAACAATGGGATAGAATGTCGGGGTATGTATAATACATAA